A window of the Leucothrix mucor DSM 2157 genome harbors these coding sequences:
- a CDS encoding S1C family serine protease: MLKTLLNITVWIIIALIILFIGKPYIQSWLLDTNQPRAVIERGDYTADEKNTIGIFQRTSPSVVFISTLDTKLNLWTRSVQEVPLGSGSGFVWDNLGHIVTNYHVIKDSSSATVRLSDQRTYDAILVGASPRHDLAVLKINVPIGQPTPVPVGRSSDLQVGQKVYAIGNPFGLDHTLTSGIISATGRSIDSEAGGQIEDLIQTDAAINPGNSGGPLIDSAGRLIGINTAIYSPSGYSAGIGFAIPVDSVNRIVPQLISQGRYVRPVLGIEMDDRYNAMISRQYNVQGVVVLAVTPGSGAARAGLTGISQQANSIILGDVIQKINGRDVQSVDDLADILDESEVGDQVELTVYRGNSQKTLAVTLTSPDDYR, encoded by the coding sequence ATGTTGAAAACACTACTTAATATCACCGTCTGGATTATCATTGCCCTAATTATTTTATTTATCGGCAAACCTTATATACAAAGTTGGTTGCTGGATACCAATCAACCACGGGCGGTGATTGAGCGTGGTGACTATACGGCGGATGAAAAAAATACGATTGGTATATTCCAACGCACCAGCCCCTCGGTAGTGTTTATCTCAACATTAGACACCAAACTAAACCTTTGGACGCGCTCGGTTCAGGAAGTGCCCCTAGGCTCTGGCTCTGGTTTTGTCTGGGATAATCTGGGTCACATAGTAACGAACTACCACGTTATCAAAGACTCCTCATCTGCAACGGTGCGCTTATCAGATCAACGTACTTACGATGCGATCTTGGTCGGTGCCAGCCCGCGTCATGACTTGGCAGTACTAAAAATTAATGTACCAATCGGGCAACCAACCCCGGTGCCAGTGGGCCGCAGTAGTGACTTGCAGGTTGGCCAGAAGGTCTATGCCATCGGTAATCCATTTGGTCTGGACCACACGCTTACCAGTGGCATTATCTCAGCAACTGGCCGCTCAATTGACAGTGAGGCAGGTGGTCAAATCGAAGACCTGATTCAAACCGACGCGGCAATCAATCCCGGTAACTCAGGCGGCCCATTGATTGACAGTGCTGGCCGCTTAATTGGAATTAATACCGCCATCTATAGCCCCTCTGGCTATTCAGCAGGCATTGGCTTTGCCATTCCGGTTGATAGTGTAAACCGCATTGTTCCTCAATTGATTAGCCAAGGCCGCTATGTAAGACCTGTGCTTGGCATTGAAATGGATGATCGATACAACGCGATGATCAGTCGTCAATATAATGTACAAGGCGTTGTGGTGCTGGCAGTAACGCCGGGCAGTGGTGCTGCAAGAGCGGGCTTGACGGGTATCAGCCAACAAGCCAACAGCATCATCTTAGGTGATGTGATTCAGAAAATTAATGGTCGGGATGTGCAGTCAGTGGATGACTTGGCGGATATATTGGATGAATCTGAAGTTGGCGATCAGGTTGAGCTAACAGTCTATCGTGGTAATAGTCAGAAAACGTTAGCCGTGACTCTCACCTCACCGGACGACTACCGATAA